In Deltaproteobacteria bacterium, one genomic interval encodes:
- a CDS encoding HipA domain-containing protein, whose amino-acid sequence MAPAGIAPAGILISNTDDHPRNHAIIAKEQNWHLSPVYDLIPANPISIERRDLALVCGDWGRFANAKNLLSQVSRFLLTIEQATKILDSMEAMIKQNWYRVCRNAGVTEKDCDLLKGSFIYPGFRYQIID is encoded by the coding sequence TTGGCACCTGCAGGAATTGCACCTGCAGGAATTTTGATATCAAACACAGATGATCATCCGCGCAATCATGCGATTATTGCCAAAGAACAAAACTGGCATCTTTCACCTGTGTATGATCTGATACCTGCGAATCCAATAAGTATAGAAAGACGTGACCTTGCTTTAGTTTGCGGTGATTGGGGTCGTTTTGCAAATGCAAAAAATTTATTGTCGCAGGTGTCTCGTTTTCTTTTAACTATTGAGCAGGCGACTAAAATTCTTGACAGTATGGAAGCTATGATAAAACAAAATTGGTATCGCGTATGTAGAAATGCGGGGGTAACAGAAAAAGATTGTGATTTACTTAAAGGTTCATTTATTTATCCAGGTTTTAGGTATCAGATAATAGATTGA